The DNA region CGAATATACAAACGGGAACTACAAACCAACAATCCGTATTTTCAAGAACTTCAGGAATACACTCGCAGAGAACGGCGCTATTGAGAAAGAGAACGCCGCGTCATACTTCATCGAGTGTCTCCTCTCAAACGTCGAGACTGCCACAATCGCAAAGGATGATATTCGCGATCGAGTGGAAGGAATTCTCGACGAACTCGAAGCCGACGCTGCAGAAGAGTTCCCGGACTATACTGTACAGCATGGGATGCAACCGTTGTTTGGTGACGAGACGACCCAATGGGATGTCGAACACGCCAGAGCGTTCGTCACCGAGGCCAGACGCTTCTATGAAGAGGATTAGTAGCGATGCATACCTACTCAACAGACAACGACAATAGGCCGACTGTATACGGTATTCTTGGATTCGCAGCCTATGCAGCTGCCCTTGCCGTGGGATGGCTTTCAACAATGCTCAGTGCAGTCATACCAGCAGTCGCGGGCATTACGATCTCCTGGGGTGTGGGATTTACTCTCCTTACAGCGACGTTTAGTCGGTTTATCTGGAAAACAAGAATCGCCCGCGCAACAGGAGCGTCAAAAGTTCCTGATTTCAACGGCGAGTGGGCGGGATATGTGAAAACCTCGTATGAGGGCGTCATTCCGGATGATGCACTTCACGCGTCGAACGACCCGAACGCGGAAATGCAGCGGGTCGCAGCGACGCTACGAATCACTCAGACATGGCGGAAAATTAGCATCCACCTGGAGACCGACAATTCCGAGTCAGACAGTACTGGCGCAACCGTATTGACTGAAGATGGGCGTTGGCCGAGCCTCAACTACCAGTATGAGAACGACCCAGACCCAGATTCAGCGTCTTCGATGACAAGACACTACGGAACCGCGGACTTAGCTTTAAAAACAGACTCTGACGAAACAATACTAGAGGGATTCTATTACACAGGTCCTGGTCGTGAGAACTACGGAGAGATGTACTTCGTGAAATCGGAGTGAATGCTCAGTTCACTCTGTACAGTTCCAGTATCCCATGGGTTCCCCGCTGATCAGGGCGGTTGTAGTACTTTCCTTCAAGTTTGTCTTCGCGCTCATCGTATTCTAAGATAGCAGTCCCATAATGTGGGTCAAGCTCTTCGTTGGTGGTACTCCCATCATTCCAGTAGTTATACGAGAGTGTCGGCCAGGCTTTTTCTTTGACCAAGATCGTCGCTGCTCGGCTATGTGAAGGTGACTCCGGCCCATCCAATGAAACACGTATCTTATCCCAGGTCTGGTTAATCTCGATACTGGTTTCCTGCTTTGTCAGTCCCTCAATCTGGCGTCCATTATCAACAATCTGCTCGTCGGGGATGAGATCCGCGTCAACGGAAGTGTACAGATGCCCTTCCCATGTACCATTCAAGTTCGGAACAGCGACTAATCCCTTATCGTGTAACAATTCCCACTTCCAGAGGTACCTCGTGAACCCGATGTAGAGTGCGGATGAGACAACGCCCATCGAAAGTCCGAGTACAGGACCAAAAGCGCTGATTCCTCCAAGGTAAATCACTGCCGTAGCGATACCGATTACGATGTATCGCTGATGGCGATTCGGTTGGTCAGTGGAAAAGTTGTGCATTCTTTCGTTTGCTGTACCAGTCGTCCCACATTTCTCGGAGACGGGTTATGAGTTCGTCTGCTTCGTCAGTACTCCACTGCGTGTTGCTATCGCCAAATAGAGATTCCATTTCGGAAACCTGGTCAAAGGTCGAAAAGTCCGCGTTGTCTAAGTACGATAGCGTTTCATCGAATCGATCTGACCGGCTGGTCCGCTTTAGGATACTCTCTGGAACGTTGTAGATGAGACACTCGATCCCGTACGAGTGAGCATCAATCGTCCAAAGAGTATCGAAATGGTTGTTGTAGTAATAGCGTGCGTTCTTGAATATACGGACGGTCTCCTTGTAGTTCGAGTGCATTTCCCGTCCATTCTCGCGGTGAATCTTAGGGAAGTTGATTACACGATCGTTGTCGTACTGCGGCATGAAGTGCATTCCCTTGTCGATTTCCGCATCTTCATCGCCGCCTTCGGGATACGTCCGGTAGACACGGTACTCACCACACGCGACCACATCAACGTCGACATCAAGTAGTGATGTTTTCTCCTTGTTGATTTTGATTGCCTTATTACCGGGAGTAACAGCTGAACTGCCAAACTTGATCCTGAGTGCTGTTAACACGTCATCGTAGAAATCACGATGGTCATAATCGGCGTCATCGTGGTCATCATTGTATCGTTCCTCCTCCTCTTCACTTAGCTCCTCAAGGTCGGAGCGCCATGCGGACGTGATTTTCGCGACGACGTCTACGTCGCTCGACCCTCGAGTGTGAGTCGTGTTCGCATATGAACCCTGTAGATAGACTTCGTAATCTTCGTCCGCTTGTTCCAGAGGGGAGCGTTCGCTCATTAAGGCACGGCGAGTCTTATCTCGTGCATCAGCCGATCCCTTGTCAGCTCCGGTACCATGCCAGTCATTAAATTTGCTTTCAGGAATCGGCATTTTAGCGACTTCCCTCTGAAGGCAGAATGGACGGGAGAGCCTCGATACGGCTATTGATGACACCATCCTCGCGGTGTATAATGTCGTCGGGAATCATCTGTATTCTATCTCCGGATGAGTTCTGATGGGAGACAAGAATTGGTACGAACGCCTGATAGTTAAACGCTCGCGAAACAGGGTGAAAGTGATAAAAGGCCCATAGACCTCTGTAACCCCGATTTTCATTAGATTCGATGAGATGTATACCATCTTCGCTTTCCTGGCCGAGATTTTGTAAGAAATTTGTATAGCGACATATGATTTATAGCTGTTCTGAAGTGGAGAATTCGACGGCAATAGGACTTCTATCAGCTGTATTGGCCCGTATGACGGTCTCGTATAAGTGCTTACGTTTAGCGCGATAAACGTAAACAGATTCAAGGAGGTGGCCGCCGTCTGCCACAGCGACCACGATGACACCGCCCAAACCCCAGGATACAGACCCTCAAGACGGCACTCCAGAGTCACGGGGGGACGCGGTGGCCGTCCTCGACGTCCTCGAGGACTACCTTACTGACAAAGGGAAAGGACGAGATGGCGAGAGCGGACAGTATCGACGACACGCCGACCGCGAAGTGAATCGTTTCGTGGAGTTCCTCGCCGGCGACCGATCGACGTCGTCGGTGACCTTCGGGGAGCTGACCGTCGAATCCTTCCGGGAGTACGCTCGCTACCTCTCTCGACAGGGGTGGACTGAGGGCACAGTCCGGAACTACTACGCCCACGTCTCCGGGTTCTGTGGGTGGGCGGCACGTGAGGGCTATCTGTCGGGGAATCCCGCCCAACGCCGTCGTGCGAAAGAGCCACTGCCCGAGGACACCGGGCGAAAGAGCGGGGAACAGCAGGCGTGGACGGCCGAGCAGCGCGAGCAACTCCTCTCGTACGTCGACGCACGAGCACACGAGGCAATTGACGACGTCGCGAGCGACCGCCAGGCCGCAATCAAAGCCTGTCGCGACCGGGCGCTCGTCTACGTCCTCTGCTTTACCGGGGTTCGGGGTGCGGAGATACTGGCCGACGACGGTGATGATCGACGCGGTCGGGATGGTCTCCGTTGGGCGGACGTCGCCCTCGAGGACAACAGTATCCAGGTCCTTGGGAAGAGCGGGAAGTGGGACGATAGACCACTTCCTGAGCCAGCAGTACCCTCGATTGAGCGCGTTCGGAGTGTGCTCGCTCCTTCGAGTGAGAACTGGCCGGTGT from Salinigranum rubrum includes:
- a CDS encoding tyrosine-type recombinase/integrase encodes the protein MAVLDVLEDYLTDKGKGRDGESGQYRRHADREVNRFVEFLAGDRSTSSVTFGELTVESFREYARYLSRQGWTEGTVRNYYAHVSGFCGWAAREGYLSGNPAQRRRAKEPLPEDTGRKSGEQQAWTAEQREQLLSYVDARAHEAIDDVASDRQAAIKACRDRALVYVLCFTGVRGAEILADDGDDRRGRDGLRWADVALEDNSIQVLGKSGKWDDRPLPEPAVPSIERVRSVLAPSSENWPVFPTLDYPTLVQTFTLAMTSRGYDIGEVENLRREQVNDGEASVIELLADYDIAPPALTTHGARAVLKRLTDEAGIELDDKHGYLAPHGARRGVGEVLVRAYGHAEAARYLDNSEEIVREHYSHIEAGELADRAEAAFAEHREKQRRPAKRGAEEHTEDSGVDTESETG
- a CDS encoding Cap15 family cyclic dinucleotide receptor domain-containing protein, producing MGVVSSALYIGFTRYLWKWELLHDKGLVAVPNLNGTWEGHLYTSVDADLIPDEQIVDNGRQIEGLTKQETSIEINQTWDKIRVSLDGPESPSHSRAATILVKEKAWPTLSYNYWNDGSTTNEELDPHYGTAILEYDEREDKLEGKYYNRPDQRGTHGILELYRVN
- a CDS encoding Cap15 family cyclic dinucleotide receptor domain-containing protein, with the protein product MHTYSTDNDNRPTVYGILGFAAYAAALAVGWLSTMLSAVIPAVAGITISWGVGFTLLTATFSRFIWKTRIARATGASKVPDFNGEWAGYVKTSYEGVIPDDALHASNDPNAEMQRVAATLRITQTWRKISIHLETDNSESDSTGATVLTEDGRWPSLNYQYENDPDPDSASSMTRHYGTADLALKTDSDETILEGFYYTGPGRENYGEMYFVKSE
- a CDS encoding nucleotidyltransferase domain-containing protein, with translation MSSIAVSRLSRPFCLQREVAKMPIPESKFNDWHGTGADKGSADARDKTRRALMSERSPLEQADEDYEVYLQGSYANTTHTRGSSDVDVVAKITSAWRSDLEELSEEEEERYNDDHDDADYDHRDFYDDVLTALRIKFGSSAVTPGNKAIKINKEKTSLLDVDVDVVACGEYRVYRTYPEGGDEDAEIDKGMHFMPQYDNDRVINFPKIHRENGREMHSNYKETVRIFKNARYYYNNHFDTLWTIDAHSYGIECLIYNVPESILKRTSRSDRFDETLSYLDNADFSTFDQVSEMESLFGDSNTQWSTDEADELITRLREMWDDWYSKRKNAQLFH